GGCGTCGACGACGCCGTGGACGTCCGCACGGGCGACCTCACCGAGCACCTCGACGAGCACGTCGACGAGGCGTTCGACGTCCTCACGCTCGACACCGGCGACGCGAACGAGGTCGTCGAGCGCGCGCCCGACGTCCTCCGGTACGGCGGGTTCGTCGCGGTGTACTCGCCGTTCGTCGAGCAGACCCGAGAAGCCGTCGCGGCCGCACGCGATGTCGGGCTACAGGACGTTCGAACCGAGGAGACCATCCAGCGCCCGATGGACTTCGACGACCGGGGGTCGCGGCCGTCGACGGGCGGCGTCGGCCACACCGGCTACCTCACGTACGCTCGGCACTACTGATTCTCGCGGTCGAGCCTCGCCGCGGACGCGCGGCGGGGCCGCACGATCGCGTCGACTGCGTCACGCGGTCGTCCGTGCGTCGACGACGCGGTCGCCGGCGACGGTGTTCCCGGCACCGATCCGGTACGCGACGACGCCGAGGAGCGCTGCGACGAGCGCCATCGGCGTCAGCAGGAAGCCGACGAACCCCGGCCCGAACCCGCCGACGGGCGTCGACGGGAGGACGCCCAGGACGGGGGTCGCGAGGACGAGCGCGGTGACGGCGGCGACTGGCCAGCCGACGCGCTGGTCGTAGACGCCGACGAGGTAGAACCCGCCGACGGCGACCGCGACGATCGCGGCCATCACCGAGAGGAACGACGTGGAGAGCGCGAACGCGACGCCGCCGCCGACGCCGACGGTCGCGGCGACCCGGAGCGCGGCCTCGCGGAGGTTCGCGACGGCCGGCGCACGCGCCGACAGCACGCCGAAGGCGGCGATGCCCGCGGGGAGTGCGAGCAGTTCGAAGTTCCGCGTCGAGAGTGGCCCGTACCCCCCGACGAGCGCGTACAGGCCGCCGCCGAGGACGACGACGCCCCCGAGCGCCGCGAGGACGGACGCGTCCCGCTCGGGGCGCGCACTCCCGCCGAGGACGAACAGGCACGCGCCGAGGATGACGGCGAGGACGACCGCGCTCGGGCCGCCGGCGACGAGCGCGTCCGAGAGCATCGTCGGGCCGACCGCGAGCGCGACCGAGAGTTCGGCGTTCGCTCGCGCGAGGACGTCGTCGTTCGGCGCGAACGCGACGTACGTCCCGTCGTCGAGGTGCGCGCGCGACTCGTAGTCGGCGTCGCCGTTCCAGGCGACGCGCTCGCCGTCTCGCGACCCGTCTGCGTCGGCCGCGTACTCCTCGACGACGCCGGTCTGCGGGCGATTCGCGACGCTGCTTCCCTCGGGGCCGTAGAGTTCGAGACGGTCCGCGTGCAGCGTGATGCCGTCGTTCGGCTCGCCGAACAGCGTCACGAGCGTCGTCCCACCGGGGCCGTCGCGGGCCGCGTCGGGGATCGTCCAGCCGACGACGAGTTCCCCGTCGGCGAACGTCGCCGTGACGTTCCGCGCCCCGTGCTCGTGACCGACGTAGCGGTACTCGAAGGCCTCGGCGACCACGGCGTCGACCGCGCTCCGGTTGTCCGCGAGTGCGTCCGCGGTCGCGTCGTCGACCGCGACGCGCGCCCGGAATCGTGCGCTGCCGTCATCGCGGACGCGCATCTCGACCGTGCTGCGGGTCACCTTCAGTTCGACGTCCGTGGCGTCGTTCGCGTACCCGCGGTCGAGCGCGCACACCGGGCACACGGGTTCGGGTGGCGTGCTCGCCGCGGCGGGGACGGCCGCGAGCGGTGCGAGGACGGACAATACCGCGAGTACCGCGAGCGCGACAGGGAGGGCGGGACGGCCGGGTTGCATGTCTGGAGCATCCGAACGCGAGGATAAGTGTCTTGTCCGCACCACTCGGACTCGCGGTATGGTCGACGAGTGGGAACACGAGGACGACGCCGAGCGCGTCGCGACCGCGGGATCGCTCGCGCTCGTCCGCGAGGGCGTCCGGCGCCCCGACGGCGTCCACGACGAGCACGCGTTCGTCGACGCGGGCGACGAAGACACGCCGGAAGCGGTCGCCGTGGTGGCGCTGACGCCCGACGGCGACGTGGTGCTCGTCGAGCAGTACCGGCCGACGTTCGGCGAGACCTGCGTGGAGTGTCCCGCGGGCGGCGTCCGCGAGGGCGAGTCCTTCGCTGCCGCCGCCCGCCGGGAACTCCGCGAGGAGACCGGGTACCGGGTAGCGAGTCAGAAGGTCGACGTCGTCCAGACGTACCGTCCGATGGGCGTCGCGCGCGTCCGCCGCGGCGTCGCCGTCGCGACCGACGTCGAACCGACCGACGACGGCGCGGACCCGGACGACGACGAGTTCCTCGACGTCCACGTCGTTCCACCCGAGGACGCGCTCGCGACCGCGACCGCGCCCGACGCGACCGGGTGGACGCTCACGCCGCTGTTGCTCGCAGAGCGGGCCGGTTACCTGTCGGCCGCGGAGCGCGCTAACGACCGTTAGTTCGCGGCCGCGGAGCGCGCTGACGACCGTTAGTTCGCGGTCGCGGAGTCGTCGGCGTCGCGGTCGTCTTCGAGACCGGCGTCGACGTCCTCGTCGGTGTCGGCGGCGACGCCCCGAGGTGGCTCCCGTGGGGTCGTTCCTGCGCGGCGACCGAGCGCGAACAGCGGTGCGCCGAGCGCGGCGACGACGACCACCCAGGCGATCGGCGACGGCGTCCCGATCATCGACGGCGAGAGCAGCGGGAACGCGAACGCGAGCGGTGCAAGCGCGAACGTCGCCGCGACCCCGGCCGCGGGCGCGACGCCGCGAGCGCTGGCGAGGCCGAGCACGCCCACGAGCGGGACGCTCGCCGACGCCACGGCGAGCGAGGCGAGTTCGGGCGCGGCGACGGCCGCCGCGACCGCGAGCACGCCGAAGACCGGTAGCGCGTAGAACGCCACCGTCGGGACGCGCGACGTGACCGCGCTGCGGCCCGGTGGCCCGTCGGCGACGGCGAGGACCGCGGTCGCGCCCGCGGCCACGGTCGTGCCCGGAGCGACGCCGAGGAACGCGAGCGCCAGCCAGTCCTCGCGCAGCCAGAGTAACCCGAGGACGGTCGCCGCGAGACAGCCGACGGTCGCGAGCGCGTACCCGACCGCGAGCCAGCGCGCGTCCGCCGCGAGCGACCCGAGCACCCGACCGACCGTCGGCCCGGAGAGTACGAGCAGGCCCGCCAGCGCGCCGGCGAGCACGCTCGCCACCCACGCCGTCGCCGCCGCGGCCGGGAGCTCAGTGCTCGCCTCCGCAGTCCAGATGGACGCGAACGCCGCCAGTTCACCGCCGAGGGCTCCACCGACGCCGCCGCGTTCCGCCCACGCCACGTACCCGCCGTAGCTCGTGTACTGCGCGTTCGAACCCGGTTCGAGGACGATCTCGTCTTCGCCCCAGCCGTGGGGAGAGCGCACCAGCACCGAGCCCTCCGGGCCAGTCATCGTCGCTCTGTCGACCGCGACGTCGATGCCGCCGACTGTCGAATTCCGCACGAAGCGGTCCGTGTAGACGACGCCACCGTAACCGTCGCTGGAGACGTCCGGGAGCGCGAACCGGACCGTCACGGTCCGGTCGTCGATGCTGGCGTCCACGCGCTCGACGTCGCGAATCACGGCCGAGTCGGCCCGGTGGGAGGGCTCCGAGCGCTCGGGCGTCGCGAACGCGTCGCGAGCCACGGCGTCGAGCAGCGACGCGTTCTCGTGGAACCGGTCGGCCGCGCGCTCGTCGACGCGAACCCTCGCCTCGCCGGTCGCCGTCCCGTTCGCGTGGAACTGGACGTCGAGTTCGCTCCCGGTCACCGTCGCGTCCGCGCCGTGCGCGTCGGCTGCATTCTCGAACCCACCCGTGCAGCCACCGCAGAGCGGGACGGGCGGATGCGCGCCGGAAGTCGGCGCGGGCACGGCCGCGACCCCGGCGAGGACCGCGACGGCGACGACGACGAGGAGGGAGACCGAGGTTCGACTCATGCACTCGTATTCTATGTGCTTCGACATGAATGCGTGCCTAGGTGAAACGCGGCCTGAAGTCTCCTCACGCGCGCAAACCGCCCGAAGTCGGCCGCTACTCGTACTCGTAGAAGCCCTCGCCGGTCTTCTTCCCGAGGTCGCCGGCGTCGACCTTCCGCTTCAGGAGGTACGCGGGCTTGTAGCGGTCGCCGAGCTCCTCGTGGAGCGTCTCGCTCGCGTGCAGGCAGATGTCGAGGCCGATGTGGTCCGCGAGCGTCAGCGGCCCCATCGGGACGTTCGTTCCGAGTTCCATCCCCGTGTCGATGTCCTCCTTCGTCGCGACGCCCTCGTCGAACGCGCGGATGCCCTCGTTGATCCACGGCATCAGGATGCGGTTCGCGACGAACCCCGGCTTGTCGTCGGACTCCCACGTCGTCTTCCCGAGGTCCTCCGCGAACGCGTGCGCGACCTCGAGCGCCTCTTTACTGCTCTTCTCGCCCTCGACGATCTCGACCCCCTCCATGACCGGTACGGGATTCATGAAGTGCAAGCCGACGACGCGCGCTTCGCTGTCGATCGCGCTCGCGATCGTCGTGATCGAGAGCGTCGACGTGTTCGTCGCGAGCAGGCACTCGTCGTCGACGATCTCGGCGAGGTCCCCGAAGATGTCCTGTTTCACGTCCATGTCCTCGAGGGCCGCCTCGACGACGACGTCGCAGTCCCCGAGATCGTCGAGCGCCGTCGTTCCCTCGACGCGATCGAGGATCGCCGTCTTCTCGTCGACGCTGATGCTGTCGCGGGAGACGAACCGGTCGAGGCTGTCCTCGATCGTGTCGAACCCGTTCTCGACGAACTCGCGCTCGATGTCCCGCATCGTCACGTCGTAGCCCGCCTGCGCCGCCACCTGTGCGATCCCGCTCCCCATCGTGCCGGCGCCGACGACGCCGACGCGATCGATCTCGCCGAGTGCGTGTACCATGCCTCGTGGTTCTCCGAACGGCAGTAAAAATGTGTGAGGTTCGGTCGCTGCAGGTGTCCGCCACGCGGAGCGTGGCGCCGACCGTCGGCGTCCGACGAGACTGCCGCTGTCAGTCCGCGAGGACGCCGCCGACCAGGTACCCGACGTACGAGATCGCCTGGACCACTCCCAGTACCATGACGAGCAGGACGGCCAACAACGGGAGGTTCGGGTCGTCTAGGGACCCGTTCGGCTCCACGTACTCGGCCACCGGCAGCACGACGAGTATCCCGACGATGTAACTGCCGCTGACGACCACCGTGCCCGCGTCCGACAGTCCCCTGACACCGCACCACGCTCCCAGCAGGAACGCGTACAGACCGAACAGGACCAACACCACGTCGCCGCTCGGACGCGACACCGACCCGTGTAGCAGCGCTCCGGTGGCGACGACCGCGACGTAGAGACCGACGACGCCCAGTGACGTCGCGACTGCGACGCGGAACAGGTCGTCCCGCCGGGCACCATCGAAGTCCGCGACGGCGTTCATGGCCGATACCTATCAGTTCCGCGTTATAACTTTTGTCCAGCCGTCGGCGCTCTCGTCGCCCCCGTAGCCGCTCCCGTTCCCGGACCACTTCGCGTCCACGCCGTAATCTCCCACGTTCGACGCGAAGGACTCGGCGACGGTCGCCCGAGCCTCGTCGAACCGGAAGTCGCACTCCAGCCCGAAGCAGTGGTCCGCGACGTCGTAGTGGGGTTGGGCGACGACGCGACCGTCCGGGAGGTCCCAGAGGCGTGCGTGCCACTGCGCGCCCAGGTAGCCCGTTCCCTTCGCGAACCCGGCGTGCTGTGCGGGCGCCGACCCGTCGTCGAGGACGACGAACCGGTCCTTGCTCGGGAGTGCCGAACACCAGCACTCGCCCGACCAGACGTCGAGGTGCTGCATCTCGTACTGGATCTGGCCGGCGTCGCGGAACGTGTCCCAGACGACGCTGATCGGCCCGGTCCGCTCCGCGATGCCACCGGACGCCGACGCGTACGAGTACAGCGGCAGCGTCTCGATCGACGGCACGGGGGCCTCGGCCGTCGACCGGACGCGACGTCTCGTCTCTGCCTCCTGGGCCGCCCACTCGTCGAGAGACGCCAGGTACGCCGTGTCCTCGAACTCGACCGTAAACGGACCACGGCGGTCGCGGTACCGCACCGGGAGGTCCCGTCGCTCGACGCGTCCCTCGTCGAGGACGACGACGCGCCGACCGACGACCGACCGGAGTTCGTCGCTCTCGAAGCGCTCGACGTACTCGAACCCGCCGCGAACGGGCTCGTACTCGATGCTGCGAGTCCCGCGATAGCTGTACTCTCCCCGCTCGCGCGTCGGAGCCGCCCCCGAAGCCGTCGTGGTCGCGAGACTCGCGAGCACTCCCGTGGTTCCCGCTGTCTTCAGGACGTCCCTCCGACGCAGGCCGTCGTCGACCATCGAGTGTGTCGCTGCTTCGTTGGACTCTCTCGCCGCTTCGTCCGTCTCGTCCGTTCGTCGATTGCGGTCCATTCGAATCCTCGACCCTTCCGCGTTCCCGCATTTGAACCATCGGCCGCACCTCCCGACCCAGGGGACCCGTCGTATCGAAACCGCAGTACGAAATCGCTACGGGAGTTCCGGACGTGACGGCGGAGTTACGAAAAAGATTGAAGCATCGGGCGGTGCTGGATTGGACAACGTGGCAAGCGAGGAAACGGAGTGCAAGGGTGGGGACGCCGCGGCCGACCGGACCGCACTCCCCGGGGTGGACGAGGACGGGGCCGATGCGTTGGCCGACGCGGACATCGCTGCGGTGGACGTCCGCGAGCGCGCGGTGAGTTACCGCGACCTGCTCGCGGCCGGAATCGGTCGCGAGACCGCGACGGCGCTCCGCCGCGAGTTCTCGCTCCCGTACTCGACGACGTTCGGCGAGGGCATCGAGGACCGCTCGGACGAGGTGACGGGCCTCCAGGACGGCGAGCGCGACTGGGTGGCGGCGAGCGCGAGCGACTGGGAGGAGATGGGCGTCCCCGAGTACGACCCCGTGGAGCGCGAACCCGAGGACATCTGGGCGGACCACGACCGCCCGACGCCGGTCACCGCCGTCTCCGGCGTCGGGCCGGCGGACGCGCAACGGCTCGCGGACGTCGGCGTGACGTCGGTCCGCCAGCTCTCCTTCGCGGACGCGGGCCTCGTCGCCGACCTCCTCGACCTGAACGTGATGGCGGTGCGGACGTGGCGGTTCCAGGCGCGCGACCGAGCCGACTGACTGCGCGACGGTGCGCGCGAGCATCGAAGGCACCTGCGTCGATGGCTACGACTGTGGCCTTTCGATCGCGACGACTGTGACGTTTCGATCGCGACGAGTGCGAGTCCTCGAATCAGCTTCCGGCGTCGTCTCGCTAGGCGTCGCCTGAACGACCGTATGGGGAGGTTGTGCTTCGACGACGCCGACCGCTCGAGACGGGAGGCGGCGCATACTAACGGTCTTCGACGACGTCTACTGGGACGGAGAGATGACAGCGAACGACTACGCGGCCGGCGACGAGGCGACGCTCGGCGGCCGGCATCCCCTCGCGGCGCGCGCGGAATCCCTCGACGCGCTCACCGACGGCGAACGCGACTGGATTCGTGCGAGCGTCGAGGGAACTGACCGCGGCGACGACCCGAATCGGCTCGTCGACGACGCAGCGCGGGTGGCGGACGCCTCTGCAGCGCTCGTCGAGGCGCGCTCGTGTGCGGCGGCGTTCGAGGGCGTCGACGGCCTCGACGTGCCGACCGCCGCACACCTCGGCGCACTCGGCGTCCACGACGTCGACGACCTCGTCGCGGCGGACTCTCGTCGACTCGCGGCCGAACTCGACGTCGGCCTGTCCCAGGTGCGGACCTGGCAGTACCGAGCGCGCACCCGCCAGTAACCGCCCCTGGCCGTCCCGGACGGCACGTCGAGCAGGCCGTCCGACGACCGGGCCGGCACTCCGGTCGAACGCCGCGAGTAGTATTCACTGGAATCGGAGTAAACGCTCCATAGAGCGGGTATGCGGCCGATACCGGATTCAGCATCCACAGGAGATATATGGGTGCTTCGCGGAACCTGAAACGTATGCGACCCATCGACGACACGCCACTCGTTCGCGACGGCAAGATACTCATCCTCGCGATGGACCACGGCCTCGAACACGGCCCCGTCGACTTCGAGCCCGTCCCCGAGACCATCGACCCCGAGACGGTGTTCGACGTCGGCACGCACGACGCCGTCACCGCGATGGCCGTCCAGAAGGGCGTCGCCGAGGCGTACCACCCGAGCTACGCCGACGACGTGAACCTCCTCGCGAAGCTCAACGGTACGTCGAACCTCTGGCGGGGCGAACCCGACTCCGCCGTCAACTGCTCGGTGGACTACGCCGCCGAGGAACTCGACGCCGACGCCGTCGGGTTCACGCTCTACGGCGGGTCGAACGAGGAGATCGAGATGGCCGAGGAGTTCCGGCGCGCCCAGGAGCGCGCTCGCGCTCACGACCTCCCGATGGTGATGTGGTCGTACCCGCGAGGGCAGGGTCTCCGGAGCGACCGGGACCCGGACACGATCGCGTACGCCGCGCGACTCGCGCTCGAACTCGGCGCGGACGTCGCGAAGGTCAAGTACCCCGGGTCGCCCGAAGCGATGGAATGGGCGGTCGACGCCGCGGGGAAGACGAAGGTCATCATGTCCGGCGGCTCCAAGAGCGACGACTACGACTTCCTCAAGCAGGTCGAGGAGTGCATCGGCGCCGGGGGGAAGGGGCTCGCGGTCGGCCGGAACGTCTTCCAGCGGGACAACCCCGTCCAGATCCTCGACGCGCTCGAGAAGGTCATCTACGAGGAACAGTCCGCCGAGAGCGCGCTCGACGCCGTCCAGTAGATGCCGGCGAGTCTGGAAGCCACCGTCGACGAAGTCGTCGAGACCGTCGCCGAGACCGCGCCGGACGTCCGTAGCGGCCTCGTCGGCCGTCGGAGCTACCGGGAGACCGCGAACGCGAGCGGCGAACGCCAGCTCGCCGCGGACGTGCACGCCGACGAACTCTTCGAGGAGCGCCTCGGGGACATCGACGGCGTCGGCGAGTACGCGAGCGAGGAACGCGACGGCGTCGTCGACGTCGGCGAGGGCCTGTCGGTCGCGGTCGACCCGCTCGACGGCTCGTCGAACCTGAAGTCGAACAACGCGATGGGGACCATCGTCGCGGTGTACGACGCCGACCTCCCCGCGCGAGGGGAGGACCTCGTCGCGGCCGCGTTCGTACTGTACGGCCCGATCACGTCGATGACGGTGGCCCGGGACGGCACCGTCACCGAGTACGAGGTCGTCGACGGCGAACTGCGCGAGACCGAGGCGGACGTGACGCTGCCCGAGGACCCCGTCGTGTACGGATTCGGCGGTCGCGTCCCCGACTGGCCCGCGGACTTCGAGACGTACGCGCGCGAGGTCGAGCAGGAACTGAAGCTCAGGTACGGCGGTGCGATGATCGCCGACGTGAACCAGGTACTGGAGTACGGCGGCGTGTTCGCGTACCCCGCGCTCGACTCGGCGCCGAACGGGAAACTCCGCCTCCAGTTCGAGGGGAACCCGATCGGGTACATCGTCGAGTGCGCGGGCGGCGCGTCGAGCGACGGCACGCAGTCGCTGCTCTCGGTCGAACCGACCGACGACGTCCACCAGCGCGTTCCCCTCCACGTGGGGAACGAGTCGCTCGTCGGCCGTCTCGAGGACGCACTCGACTGAGCGTCGAGACGCTCGACCGTCAGTCGACGAGTTCCGTGCGATACGTGACGTCTATCGTGAACCCGCCGTCCTCCAGCTGGAAGCAGATCTCCTCGAGGTTCGTCTCGTACTCGCTGTAGTGGTTCCCGTCGGCGTCCACGTGCGTGCGCTCCTCGACGAGGTCGTGCTCCTCGAGCGCGTCGAGCCGCCGATAGACCGTGGGCTCGGACTCGGCCGTGCGTTCGGCCAGTTCCTGGGCGGACATCGGCTCGACGGACGTCAACGCCAGTATCTTGCGGGCGGTCCTGCGCTCGAACACGTCGAACAGCGTCTCGGCGTCCCACTCCCCGGTCACGGTCGGGAGACAATCGCTCCCTCCCGAAAAGGCTTCGACCAAAGTACGTCGCCGTCTCTGCCCTCAGGCGGGGAGTTTCACGGATCGAGAACGCGATCGCGAACGAGATCGACTCGTTCGCTCCGACGAACGGCGGCAATCTTTGTCGATGGCGCGACGACCCGGTCCCGTGACTTCACGGAGCAAAGCCTTGGCCGGTTTCATACCCGGCTGGCGTCACCACGTCCCGTTGGACGATGACACAGATCCACGAACACGAACGTTCGACGGACTCCTTCGAGTTCTCGCTCGACCGCGAGACGCTCGGCACGCTGCTCGTCAGGTACCCGTGGGCGGTCAGATTCCTCGCCTTCGAGGCCGCTTTGCTCGCGCTCGCAGGGGCCATCCCGCTGCTCGGAGCGGGCGCATTCCACTACGCCGCGTTCGGCATGGTGCTCTCGGTCGCGGTCCTCGCCGCAGTCGGCGCCGGCACCATCGCGCTCGTCACCGCGGCGAAGCGCCTGCGGCGCGAACTCCGATACGGCCACCTGTAGCGCCACCACTTGGCGGCAAAGTCCTTTCACTCGCCACCTGGCTCCCGGTTCTCGCTCGCGTCCCGTGGTTCAGGACGCCCGCTCCCCGCCTCAGCCGGCCGGGTATCGCCTCTCCTCGATATTGGGGTCGGCGAACGTCGCCGCGACCGAAAGGGAAACCTTTCTCTCGGCGCCGCGTGCAGGAAACCCCATGAAGGTTCGAATCAGCGACGGGGCGAGCGCGGACGAGGCTTCGGCGATCGCCGGGGCGCTCGCCGAGCGCTTCGGTGACGACGTGGAAGTGTTCGTCGGGGACGCCGACGAACCCGCCGCGGTCGAGGAGGCACCGGAGGGCGCGGTCGATGAGACGCCCGCGGACGTCGGCGAGGTCGCAGCCGCCGTCGAGGACGAACTCGGCCCGACCGAGCGCGAGGACGCTTTGTGGACGGAGATCGAGGAGATCCTCGAGGGCGGCCCCGAGAAGTACAAGGAGCGCCTCTCCGAGCAGGGGAAGCTGTTCGTCCGCGATCGCATCGAGCACTGGTTCGGCGAGGACGGGATGCTGTTCGAGGACGGGAAGTTCGCGGAGTTCGACGCCGACGACCGGATTCCCGCGGACGGCCTCATCACGGGCGCGGCCGACTTCGAGGGCCGCGACGTGCACTTCATGGCGAACGACTTCACCGTGAAGGCGGGGTCGATGGCGGGCAAGGGCGTCGAGAAGTTCCTCCGGATGCAACAGCGCGCGCTGAAGACCGCCAAACCCGTGCTGTACCTGATGGACTCCTCGGGGGGTCGCATCGACCAGCAGTCGGGGTTCTTCGCGAACCGCGAAGGCATCGGGAAGTACTACTACAATCACTCGATGCTCTCCGGGCGCGTCCCACAGATCTGCGTGCTCTACGGCCCCTGTATCGCGGGAGCGGCGTACACGCCCGTGTTCGCGGACTTCACGATCATGGTCGAGGGGATGAGCGCGATGGCGATCGCGAGCCCGCGGATGGTGAAGATGGTGACCGGCGAGGACATCTCGATGCAGGACCTCGGCGGTGCGCGCATGCACGCGGAGGAGTCCGGGAGCGCCGACCTCGTCGCGGAGGACGAGGAGCACGCGCGCGAACTCGTCTCCCAACTCGTAACCTACCTCCCGAACAACAGCGACGAAGATCCGCCGCGTGCGGACCCGAAGCCGCCGAAGAAGTCCCCGGAGGGCATCGACTCGGTCATCCCGCAGGAGCCCAACCGCGGGTACGACATCCGCGAGTTGATCGAGCGCGTGGTGGACGCGGATTCGTTCTTCGAGCTCCGCCCCGACTACGGCGAGGAGATCGTGACGGGGTACGCGCACATCGACGGCCGGCCGGTCGGGATCGTCGCGAACAACCCGGCGGCGCGCGC
Above is a genomic segment from Halorubellus sp. JP-L1 containing:
- a CDS encoding NUDIX hydrolase, translated to MVDEWEHEDDAERVATAGSLALVREGVRRPDGVHDEHAFVDAGDEDTPEAVAVVALTPDGDVVLVEQYRPTFGETCVECPAGGVREGESFAAAARRELREETGYRVASQKVDVVQTYRPMGVARVRRGVAVATDVEPTDDGADPDDDEFLDVHVVPPEDALATATAPDATGWTLTPLLLAERAGYLSAAERANDR
- a CDS encoding 3-hydroxyacyl-CoA dehydrogenase family protein → MVHALGEIDRVGVVGAGTMGSGIAQVAAQAGYDVTMRDIEREFVENGFDTIEDSLDRFVSRDSISVDEKTAILDRVEGTTALDDLGDCDVVVEAALEDMDVKQDIFGDLAEIVDDECLLATNTSTLSITTIASAIDSEARVVGLHFMNPVPVMEGVEIVEGEKSSKEALEVAHAFAEDLGKTTWESDDKPGFVANRILMPWINEGIRAFDEGVATKEDIDTGMELGTNVPMGPLTLADHIGLDICLHASETLHEELGDRYKPAYLLKRKVDAGDLGKKTGEGFYEYE
- a CDS encoding helix-hairpin-helix domain-containing protein; amino-acid sequence: MASEETECKGGDAAADRTALPGVDEDGADALADADIAAVDVRERAVSYRDLLAAGIGRETATALRREFSLPYSTTFGEGIEDRSDEVTGLQDGERDWVAASASDWEEMGVPEYDPVEREPEDIWADHDRPTPVTAVSGVGPADAQRLADVGVTSVRQLSFADAGLVADLLDLNVMAVRTWRFQARDRAD
- a CDS encoding class I fructose-bisphosphate aldolase, whose amino-acid sequence is MRPIDDTPLVRDGKILILAMDHGLEHGPVDFEPVPETIDPETVFDVGTHDAVTAMAVQKGVAEAYHPSYADDVNLLAKLNGTSNLWRGEPDSAVNCSVDYAAEELDADAVGFTLYGGSNEEIEMAEEFRRAQERARAHDLPMVMWSYPRGQGLRSDRDPDTIAYAARLALELGADVAKVKYPGSPEAMEWAVDAAGKTKVIMSGGSKSDDYDFLKQVEECIGAGGKGLAVGRNVFQRDNPVQILDALEKVIYEEQSAESALDAVQ
- a CDS encoding class 1 fructose-bisphosphatase translates to MPASLEATVDEVVETVAETAPDVRSGLVGRRSYRETANASGERQLAADVHADELFEERLGDIDGVGEYASEERDGVVDVGEGLSVAVDPLDGSSNLKSNNAMGTIVAVYDADLPARGEDLVAAAFVLYGPITSMTVARDGTVTEYEVVDGELRETEADVTLPEDPVVYGFGGRVPDWPADFETYAREVEQELKLRYGGAMIADVNQVLEYGGVFAYPALDSAPNGKLRLQFEGNPIGYIVECAGGASSDGTQSLLSVEPTDDVHQRVPLHVGNESLVGRLEDALD
- a CDS encoding winged helix-turn-helix domain-containing protein; this translates as MTGEWDAETLFDVFERRTARKILALTSVEPMSAQELAERTAESEPTVYRRLDALEEHDLVEERTHVDADGNHYSEYETNLEEICFQLEDGGFTIDVTYRTELVD
- a CDS encoding acyl-CoA carboxylase subunit beta — protein: MKVRISDGASADEASAIAGALAERFGDDVEVFVGDADEPAAVEEAPEGAVDETPADVGEVAAAVEDELGPTEREDALWTEIEEILEGGPEKYKERLSEQGKLFVRDRIEHWFGEDGMLFEDGKFAEFDADDRIPADGLITGAADFEGRDVHFMANDFTVKAGSMAGKGVEKFLRMQQRALKTAKPVLYLMDSSGGRIDQQSGFFANREGIGKYYYNHSMLSGRVPQICVLYGPCIAGAAYTPVFADFTIMVEGMSAMAIASPRMVKMVTGEDISMQDLGGARMHAEESGSADLVAEDEEHARELVSQLVTYLPNNSDEDPPRADPKPPKKSPEGIDSVIPQEPNRGYDIRELIERVVDADSFFELRPDYGEEIVTGYAHIDGRPVGIVANNPAARAGAIFPDAAEKAAEFIWKSDAFNVPLLYLADTPGFMAGSGVEKDAILEKGKKMIYATSSATVPKQCVVVRKAYGAGIYAMSGPAYDPDSTIALPSGEIGIMGPEAAINAVYANKLNDIDDPEERAEREAELREEYREDIDVHRMASEVVIDEIVPPSTLREELENRFAFYETVDKDLPDKKHGTVL